GTTCCCCTTTTGCTTCATCATGATGTCGTTCATGTCGTTAAAAGTAAATTCATGTATTTAAAgctttaaagtgtgtgtgtgtgtgtgtgtgtgtgtgtgtgtgtgtgtgtgtgtgtgtgtgtgtgtgtgtgtgtgtgtgttccagatGACCACAAGACCATTGGAGTCGACTGTGAGCACCTCGCAGCACAAATTGAAGAGGATATCCTGTCACGTCGCTCTGAAACCACACGGCAGGGTTTCACACCTGAATGAAAGATGCTGACAGGGCGCGTTTCACTCTCGTTAGACAGATAAACACCGTGAGCTGTGTGTTCGCGGTGTGACTCCGTCCACCACGCGTACGTCAGCGAGGGTCGGCTAAATAACAAACACCTCCCTGTATGACACGATGCGGTTCAACAGCAGCTCACGCGGCCCACATCGAGGCTGAGGGTTGAGCTAAATGAGATCGCCATACGGAGGTTCAGCTCTTACATGAACTTTCTTCTAGTTTACATTTCGGCCGCACTAGTGGTGAGGACCTAAGGAGAGTAGAGCTGTTTTACTGTCCCTGGAGACATTTAATCCTCCTTGACTCGTGCTTCAAGCTGagaatctgtgtgttttagttttcacGGATGCAAACTGGGCAGACTTCTTGCTAGGTTACAATATGCGCAGTCTTTCAAGTCTTACATGTTAAATCGGTAGTAAAGCAGCACTTTCAGAGTGAAGTTACTTCCCCCAAAAGACCCAGTAGTCCAgtctgtacatgtgcatgtatgtgttttattcacactgtacatatatgtgtgtgtcagttttttTGTCCTTGACTGCTCATCGTGCCCACAGATCTTCCAGGAGTTTAAGTCGAcagatattaaatataaaactcGTCTACGAAGCCGCATCTCCAACCTGAAGGACCAGAAGAACCCCGACCTGCGGCGTAACGTCCTCTGTGGGAACATCTCGCCTCAACGCATCGCCTGTATGACTGCTGAGGTCAGTGGGGACATTTAGTCTCATCTTTGCCTCTTCAAGCAGCCTTCTGATTATCAGTGAGTTACAGTTGGCAGGCTTACTAAAGTATGTTTATTCCACCAGGAGATGGCGAGTGCAGAGCTGAAGCAGATCAGAGAGGCTCTGACCAAAGAGTCCATCAGAGAGCATCAGCTGTCGAAGGTCGGGGGAACTGAGACGGACATGTTCATCTGCAACAAGTGTCACGGAAAGAGCTGCACGTACACACAGGTGAGGACGCCGTGACATaagataaaaaacaataataaagacaataaaacagattaaaaaccttttgtgtgtgtttacaggtgcaGACCCGCAGTGCTGATGAGCCCATGACCACCTTTGTGTTGTGTAACAGCTGCGGAAACCGATGGAAGGTAAAGAAACAGTAAATACTCGTGAATATTAGTGTTAAACATTATcaacaaacagctgaatgtGTGATTTAAGGCTAAACATGCagaaaaagttaataaaaacatataatcaAGTACACAGATGCTCCATATGTTATACAGCAGTCCCTTATGCACATATAAAACTCATGTAAATACGTACACATCCACCcatcaaacaaatgaaaccaactcaaaaagaaaaaacaaaatcaaaatatacaataaagGTGTAAATGTCTTCATGTTGAAAGGCACTCTGGGATATGTAGGCCAGTGTTTACTGAAGCTGAAGTACAGCTTCACTAAATAACTAAATTACAGCAAACTTGAAGTGTAAAGGGCTGAATGATTGACCTGAACGTCAGTAACAGACTCTCACCACCAGGTGGCAGCAGAGACCGGCCTCTGCCTGTTTCTcccgctcctcttcctcactacTCACCTTCAGTTACTGCTGCTTCCTTTGACCTGTTTatgtcctccttcctcttctctcttttttcattttacttcgtcttcctcacttctctccattttcttgtctttctttttcgcTTTCCTCAGatgtcctccttcctctccctcccctcttgtTTACATCTCAGAACTTCTCGCTGTCCTTTTCACCCTCgtccctctcctttcctctccatatttactccttcctctctctcctcgtgGTTTTTccgccccacccccccaccaccccccttATTTAGCCCCTGGCTCTAGGTCAAGGTGAAGCGACTAATTTGTGggaagtgttttgttgtttcaaacACGGTGGGAGGCTCTGACATTTTAAACGAAAACAAATCAGtttaataaagcaaaaaaaaaagttttgtggCCTCTTTAAACTGCAAACTAGTGTTTTTACAAAGACACCAAATatgacacacacaggacatCACATCATTGTAATATGGTGTAATTTGGTGTAATTTGGTGCAAGAGCAAAaggattaaataaataaatacattttaaactcaGTTTAACCTGGCACAACCCCAGCATATCATCACTGTTGATGAAAGCATCTCCAGGTTTGGTGATTTTCAGTTCTTAAGCTGCTAAACGTTCTTCGCCAGCAGGTCGCTGACTTTGCCGGCCCCTCTGCTGGTGGTGGCCAGGTGGTGTGCGGTTGGTTGATGAGAGCGCTAGGAATGATGCCGTGAAAATGTGCTGTGAAAGCAAAACTATGAGCTggaaaagggagagagcagcgttggtgataattctccaGCGACATCTTTCACATCACGCCGTTACTTGATCCGTGGTTTATTCCAGAAGTCACGTTAAATCTGGCAgatgttgtattttctaaccGAATGTTCGTTGGTGATACAACAGTTGTGCCTTTTAATGaattatgaaatacatttcGACATCCTCTTACTGTACTGTTTTTCTCCTGAATGATAACAACTTTGGGTATCCCTGGTGACAAAGGCAGCGAAGATGACAGCTAGTGAAGTAAATTAATAAACATGAGGCCTCCCTGAACTAATATTGTCCTCCATTTATTAGAGGAGAGTTTCCACTGATGAATCCTGAAAGAGTCTTTAATCacaatctttctttcttccttccagTTCTGTTGAAGAGGACGTGTGTGTATTATTCTATCATGAAGCAAACTGACTAAAGTGAATTGaatgtggatttaaaaaaatgaatagttttttttccttttattttgtataattcatatatatatatatatatataaaaactaaaaagctgTAATatatttagagagaaaaaagccAGTTCATGTTGTCTAttggtttaatttgttttgtatggAGCACTTAGAGTTTATTTCTTATGCTAGATGAAGCTTTAAGCCAGATTGAAATCACATTTAGGCCTTGTGGAATCATGGATGTGCCTTTCTTTGCCATGTTGTGCTGCCACATATTTTGCCcttaacatttatattaaagtTGCTCTTGGATTAAGACAGCATCACTGCggttcatgtttttctttctggcttgtttggttttaatagtcagcaaaatatctcaaaatgggtttatttcatatatattggTATAACTGTATATGACGGAAGTTAAGTGGCTTAGAAACCGCGTCACCGTTACGTAGTTTGTCTGCCAGAGAGCATCAACaagtttagtttaaaatgtctttaataaTCGTATATATAAGGgatcattatgttttttttaaagaaacaaacaaaaaataagtaCATCAGCTGATATAGAATATGGTTATCGGCACAGTGAAAGTTAGAACGTGGACCATCAGCGTCACATCACTGTAAAGAAAAGTCAGCAGTGTGTCTgacttctctcctcttttgcCAAATGACATCCCAAAATCCACTGATGTTCACATGGAGGCAATATTTAGATTTTCACCcacttcagacacaaacacttttcTGATTAATCTGAATAAAGCGACTGTGGCAGCACGTATAATCTATGATGTGGAATATTCCAGCACCATCACAGATCGAGTACTCACTCATTGTGctcttattttaattattattacagaaaacataaacaacgAAATTCCTCCTTAGGACAACAGAGGAAGTGACTCAAGTATGAAGCCgagtcgtcgtcgtcgtcgtcgtctcCGTTGTCCAAATGATGCTGGCGGTGGTGATGGAAAGTGGtgagaaagcagagcagagaaagctcctgttgtgtttgttgtggaaaCACTGCTGAGCTCTTTCCATACATGAgcatgggagagagagggagggagggagggaggtggagagacacTGAAGGCCAGCGTGATAGCAGGTTCTGTTAGGTGTCTTCTTCCCGGACGGAAAACAGACATGTGGTTTAGACAGAACGCAGGGCGGCTGGATCGGAGAGGGAGAAACGGTCACTTAGCGAACTGAAAACAGGTCACAAACTCACCATTTAACTTCCtgtcatttttgattttgaccatatttGGCTATCGGCCTGGTCGTGGTGACGAATCCCATCTGAAAGACGGCGTGAAGGCAAATTCAACCTGACTATAAATTAAAGATTCTAATTTTGGACACCATGTCTACTAGTAGTCATAAGGTTTTACTCACCAAGTGGAAGTCATTGTAGTACTGTAGAAGTACTGTGTCAGATTTCAGAGAGTACTTTGGTGAGTACCATGACTGATAAAAACTGttgccaaaactatgaaaataagaatacAGTAGGATGTCGAAACAGGAACTTTCCTTTAAAGAACAGCCTCATTACACCCAAGTAAATATTCATTAATTACTCTAACTAAAATAACAGGAAGATTGCTTCTATTTGAACTTTCTATGTCGTTTTTGC
The sequence above is drawn from the Enoplosus armatus isolate fEnoArm2 chromosome 8 unlocalized genomic scaffold, fEnoArm2.hap1 SUPER_8_unloc_2, whole genome shotgun sequence genome and encodes:
- the LOC139307117 gene encoding transcription elongation factor A protein 2-like, encoding DHKTIGVDCEHLAAQIEEEIFQEFKSTDIKYKTRLRSRISNLKDQKNPDLRRNVLCGNISPQRIACMTAEEMASAELKQIREALTKESIREHQLSKVGGTETDMFICNKCHGKSCTYTQVQTRSADEPMTTFVLCNSCGNRWKFC